The proteins below come from a single Oscillospiraceae bacterium genomic window:
- a CDS encoding helix-turn-helix domain-containing protein yields MTLGQNIQNARKAKGMSQETLAEKIGVSRQALGKWEKDTALPGLDNLQALAAELGTGVDALLGAQAESPAAPAVTLDALRDLLAARDAEEKRRRRLWGGAAGAAFLVLAGLLAGTALQYERQINALNQNYAAIQSSYAAQQADLSAQISELQDAVRMGETTVLDWRWLPADKLHRDAAGSWMPVQVQVTPRTAAAGTTARLAVRCGDDTQLYEMTAAPDGSFGADGLVFTDGDNYALSVQWTADGVTTSEALGTVNFNEEMTEPTIIWATGYTSLDYGYYLRRTGKTNYLTLTCYPVELEVDAPAWMEVAAVEVDLRLNGDAGEPAATAVLQCAESYSYVGADRTGGVWSGTFYDGAPADGWPYDGKEIPKYVVRVTDTNGGVWTEEMPLTKK; encoded by the coding sequence ATGACACTGGGACAGAACATCCAGAACGCGCGCAAGGCAAAGGGAATGAGTCAGGAGACGCTGGCCGAAAAAATCGGCGTCAGCCGGCAGGCGCTGGGCAAGTGGGAGAAGGACACCGCCCTGCCCGGGCTGGACAATTTGCAGGCGCTGGCGGCGGAGCTGGGCACCGGCGTGGACGCGCTGCTGGGCGCACAGGCTGAAAGCCCGGCTGCCCCCGCCGTGACGCTGGACGCCCTGCGGGACCTGCTGGCCGCCCGCGATGCCGAGGAAAAGCGCCGCCGCCGGCTGTGGGGCGGTGCCGCGGGCGCGGCCTTCCTTGTGCTGGCGGGGCTGCTGGCCGGAACGGCGCTGCAGTATGAGCGGCAGATCAACGCGCTGAACCAGAATTACGCCGCGATTCAATCCAGCTACGCGGCCCAGCAGGCGGACCTTTCGGCGCAGATTTCAGAGCTGCAGGATGCCGTCCGCATGGGGGAGACCACGGTGCTGGACTGGCGCTGGCTGCCCGCCGATAAGCTGCACAGGGACGCGGCGGGCAGCTGGATGCCTGTGCAGGTGCAGGTCACGCCGCGCACAGCCGCCGCGGGCACGACCGCACGGCTGGCCGTGCGCTGCGGCGATGATACGCAGCTGTATGAGATGACCGCCGCGCCCGACGGCAGCTTTGGGGCGGACGGTCTTGTGTTTACAGACGGGGATAACTATGCGCTGAGCGTGCAGTGGACCGCCGATGGCGTTACAACAAGCGAAGCGCTGGGCACCGTGAACTTTAATGAGGAGATGACCGAGCCAACGATCATCTGGGCCACCGGCTATACCAGCCTTGATTACGGGTACTACCTGCGCCGCACCGGAAAAACTAACTACCTGACCCTTACCTGCTACCCGGTGGAGCTGGAGGTGGACGCCCCGGCGTGGATGGAGGTGGCCGCCGTCGAGGTCGATCTGCGTTTGAACGGCGATGCGGGCGAGCCTGCCGCCACCGCCGTGCTGCAATGTGCGGAGTCGTACAGCTATGTCGGCGCTGACCGCACCGGCGGCGTTTGGAGCGGCACATTTTATGACGGTGCCCCCGCCGATGGCTGGCCCTACGATGGAAAGGAAATTCCGAAGTATGTGGTGCGGGTGACCGACACCAACGGCGGCGTCTGGACGGAGGAAATGCCGCTGACGAAGAAATAA
- the asnB gene encoding asparagine synthase (glutamine-hydrolyzing), producing the protein MCGIAGFIAGQGAADAGALAPMLARIAHRGPDGQGTFVEGPAALGHCRLAIIDLAGGAQPLYSEDKNLVIVFNGEIYNYKALTAELTALGHCFATRTDTEVLLHGWEQWGRELLPRLRGMFAFALWDRRAGTLFCARDMFGIKPLYYCRCADGTLLFASEIKAFLDHPSFEKRLNAAQLPLYLSCQYSPGRDTFFAGVEKLLPGHFLIFSDGIVRTTRWVQPAFLPGETPVPPSELEAVLQDSTAAHKIADVEVAGFLSGGVDSAYITALARPGRTYTISYAEPRYDESFPARTLARSLGVRNRVRRISPGEFWDAVPAVQYHMDEPLADAAAVALYFLNREAAREVKVCLSGEGADELFGGYNIYRDPFTAQWYNRLPPWLRGGLGAAAGLLPPGPGVNFLVRRGCPLEERYFGPTALMTEREKRRLLADYEGDGDPMFLTEALWDSTEGLDPVSRMQQVDINLWLAGDILLKADKMSMAHSLELRVPFLDKEVFALAAALPAAAKADARMTKIALRQAAARTLPPASAARKKLGFPVPVRDWLRQEPYTSRVRAAFARPAAAQFFRPQVLHSMLNRHLHGGDCWRQIWCVYSFLIWYEQFFGA; encoded by the coding sequence ATGTGCGGAATTGCGGGATTCATCGCCGGGCAGGGCGCGGCCGATGCCGGGGCGCTTGCCCCCATGCTGGCGCGCATCGCCCACCGCGGCCCGGACGGTCAGGGCACCTTTGTGGAGGGGCCTGCCGCCCTTGGCCACTGCCGGCTGGCGATCATCGACCTTGCGGGCGGTGCCCAGCCGCTGTACAGCGAGGACAAAAATCTGGTCATCGTTTTCAACGGCGAGATTTACAACTACAAGGCTCTGACCGCCGAGCTGACGGCGCTGGGCCACTGCTTTGCGACCCGCACCGACACCGAGGTCCTGCTGCACGGATGGGAGCAGTGGGGCCGCGAGCTTTTGCCCCGGCTGCGCGGCATGTTTGCCTTTGCGCTGTGGGACCGCCGGGCCGGGACGCTGTTCTGTGCGCGGGACATGTTCGGCATCAAGCCGCTGTACTACTGCCGCTGTGCGGACGGCACGCTGCTGTTTGCCAGCGAGATCAAGGCATTTCTGGATCACCCGTCCTTTGAAAAGCGGCTGAACGCGGCGCAGCTGCCGCTCTACTTATCCTGCCAGTATTCGCCGGGGCGGGACACCTTTTTTGCCGGGGTGGAGAAGCTGCTGCCCGGGCATTTTCTTATCTTCTCTGACGGCATCGTGCGCACAACGCGGTGGGTGCAGCCCGCCTTTCTGCCCGGGGAGACGCCGGTCCCGCCGTCCGAGCTGGAGGCTGTTCTGCAGGACAGCACCGCCGCCCACAAGATCGCTGATGTCGAGGTCGCAGGCTTTCTGTCCGGCGGGGTGGATTCCGCCTACATAACGGCGCTGGCGCGCCCCGGCCGCACCTACACGATCAGCTACGCCGAGCCGCGCTATGACGAGTCCTTCCCCGCCCGGACGCTGGCGCGCAGCCTCGGCGTGCGCAACCGGGTGCGGCGCATCAGCCCCGGGGAGTTCTGGGACGCCGTGCCCGCCGTGCAGTACCACATGGACGAGCCGCTGGCCGATGCCGCCGCCGTGGCGCTCTACTTCCTGAACCGCGAGGCCGCGCGGGAGGTCAAGGTCTGCCTGTCGGGCGAGGGCGCAGATGAGCTGTTCGGCGGGTACAACATCTACCGCGACCCCTTTACCGCACAGTGGTACAACCGTCTGCCGCCCTGGCTGCGCGGCGGTCTGGGCGCGGCGGCCGGGCTGCTGCCGCCCGGGCCGGGGGTGAATTTTCTGGTGCGGCGCGGCTGCCCGCTGGAGGAGCGGTATTTTGGCCCCACCGCCCTGATGACCGAGCGGGAAAAGCGCCGCCTGCTGGCCGACTATGAGGGGGACGGCGACCCGATGTTCCTGACGGAGGCCCTGTGGGACAGCACCGAGGGGCTGGACCCGGTGAGCCGGATGCAGCAGGTGGACATAAACCTCTGGCTGGCCGGGGACATCCTGCTCAAGGCGGACAAAATGAGCATGGCCCACAGCCTTGAGCTGCGGGTGCCGTTTCTGGACAAGGAGGTGTTTGCCCTGGCCGCCGCCCTGCCCGCCGCCGCCAAGGCCGATGCCCGCATGACGAAGATTGCCCTGCGGCAGGCGGCTGCACGCACACTGCCCCCGGCCAGCGCCGCCCGCAAAAAGCTGGGCTTTCCTGTGCCGGTGCGGGACTGGCTGCGGCAGGAGCCCTACACCAGCCGGGTGCGCGCCGCCTTTGCCCGCCCGGCGGCCGCGCAGTTCTTTCGGCCGCAGGTGCTGCATAGTATGTTAAACCGGCACCTGCACGGCGGCGACTGCTGGCGGCAGATCTGGTGCGTCTACAGTTTTCTGATCTGGTATGAGCAATTTTTTGGAGCGTGA